A single Vicia villosa cultivar HV-30 ecotype Madison, WI unplaced genomic scaffold, Vvil1.0 ctg.000364F_1_1, whole genome shotgun sequence DNA region contains:
- the LOC131627462 gene encoding G-type lectin S-receptor-like serine/threonine-protein kinase SD2-2 has product MSLLSLFFLLLFSNFTLFTSSTSPNNNNNNNSNIIILTGNQTLLSQNKTFELGFFNLEQSQLNQPRIYLLIRFTSLPSPNITWLANRNKPAPSLSGSSLQLTRTGQLLITHNDTVLWQTNTTTKTTPQQTLQPNLLENGNLILTTLNGVVSWQSFDEPTDTWLPGMNLTRVHSLLSWRTVTNPADGFYSLRLNPPDYGEFELVYNDTVSYWATGEWNGKKFEKVPEMDIPYLYRFNFEDAYSPKASFGFSERAIDNDVGPPTMFRVEANGLVRQFTWSSQMGAWNMFWSRPESVCSVPRVCGRFGVCISEAPLSCACVKGFVAVDGGGWGAGDYSQGCWRGESGCGNDGVFEEMGAFKFGFDNVTSFGAKSRSLCERRCLDSCDCVGFSFDGKSGFCRNFLGSLFDFQNLTSLQSGDGNVLYVKVNRGKNKRLSGRFLSGVVIGCVLFLVLILGVVTVTLVVLAKRKRLKKEREMGLEEDGFVQMLNLKVFSYKELQLATRGFSEKVGHGGFGTVFQGELSDSTVVAVKRLERPGGGEKEFRAEVSTIGNIQHINLVRLRGFCSENAHRLLVYEYMPNGALSAYLRKEGPCLSWDVRFRVAIGTAKGIAYLHEECRSCIIHCDIKPENILLDSDFTAKVSDFGLAKLIGRDFSRVLATMRGTWGYVAPEWISGVEITTKADVYSYGMTLLELLGGRRNVEAPPSSGNKKSDCETGEKWFFPPWAAQLIIDDNVAAVVDKKLGNVYNIEEAKRVALVAVWCIQDDEAVRPSMGMVVKMLEGLVDVALPPPPKLLQALVTGESFHGVKAYSSNAVSTTGSSFADDNMEVSAADSESCIGDVFSPLDGIVNVR; this is encoded by the coding sequence ATGTCACTCCTTTCCCTTTTCTTCTTACTACTCTTCTCTAACTTCACTCTTTTCACTTCTTCAACTTcccccaacaacaacaacaacaacaactcaaacATTATCATTTTAACCGGAAACCAAACCCTCCTTAGCCAAAACAAAACCTTCGAACTCGGTTTCTTCAACTTAGAACAATCCCAACTAAACCAACCTCGTATTTACCTCCTCATCCGTTTCACTTCTCTCCCTTCCCCAAACATAACCTGGCTCGCGAACCGGAACAAACCCGCCCCATCTCTCTCCGGTTCATCTCTCCAATTAACCCGAACCGGTCAATTACTCATCACTCACAACGACACCGTTTTATGGCAAACCAACACCACCACCAAAACCACCCCACAACAAACTCTCCAACCGAACCTTCTAGAAAACGGTAACTTAATCCTCACCACCCTCAACGGCGTCGTTTCATGGCAAAGCTTCGACGAACCCACCGACACGTGGCTCCCTGGTATGAACCTCACTAGGGTTCACAGCCTTCTCTCATGGCGGACGGTAACTAACCCTGCCGACGGGTTTTATTCTCTGCGGTTGAATCCACCGGACTACGGTGAGTTCGAGCTTGTTTACAACGACACCGTTTCGTATTGGGCCACCGGTGAGTGGAATGGCAAGAAATTTGAAAAAGTTCCTGAGATGGATATTCCGTATCTTTACCGATTCAATTTCGAAGACGCGTATTCTCCGAAAGCGTCGTTTGGATTCTCTGAACGAGCTATTGACAATGATGTTGGACCTCCTACCATGTTCCGTGTTGAAGCGAATGGTTTGGTTCGGCAGTTCACGTGGTCGAGTCAGATGGGTGCTTGGAATATGTTTTGGTCTAGGCCGGAATCGGTTTGTTCGGTTCCGCGTGTTTGTGGGAGGTTTGGGGTTTGTATCAGCGAGGCGCCCTTGAGTTGTGCGTGTGTTAAGGGTTTTGTGGCGGTTGATGGTGGTGGTTGGGGGGCTGGTGATTATTCGCAAGGGTGTTGGCGCGGGGAGAGTGGTTGTGGTAATGATGGGGTTTTTGAAGAGATGGGGGCTTTTAAGTTTGGTTTTGATAATGTGACTAGTTTTGGGGCGAAATCTAGAAGTTTATGTGAGCGTCGGTGTTTGGATTCTTGTGATTGTGTTGGTTTTTCTTTTGATGGAAAGAGTGGTTTTTGTAGGAATTTTCTTGGGTCTCTTTTTGATTTTCAGAATTTGACTTCTTTGCAGAGTGGTGATGGGAATGTGTTGTATGTTAAGGTGAATCGGGGGAAGAACAAGAGGTTGAGTGGTAGGTTTTTGAGTGGTGTTGTTATTGGGTgtgttttgtttttggttttgattttggGTGTTGTGACGGTGACTTTGGTGGTGTTGGCGAAGAGGAAGAGATTGAAGAAGGAGAGGGAGATGGGTTTGGAGGAAGATGGATTTGTTCAGATGTTGAATTTGAAGGTGTTTTCTTACAAAGAGCTTCAATTGGCGACTCGAGGGTTTTCTGAGAAAGTTGGGCATGGTGGATTTGGGACGGTGTTTCAAGGAGAGTTGAGTGATTCTACCGTTGTTGCGGTGAAGCGGTTGGAGAGGCCGGGAGGTGGGGAGAAAGAGTTTAGGGCTGAGGTTTCAACGATTGGGAATATTCAGCATATTAATCTTGTGAGGCTGAGAGGTTTTTGCTCTGAGAATGCACATCGACTTTTGGTTTATGAGTACATGCCGAATGGTGCCCTTAGTGCTTACCTGCGAAAGGAAGGGCCGTGTTTGAGCTGGGATGTTAGGTTTAGGGTAGCAATTGGAACTGCGAAAGGCATAGCATATTTACACGAGGAATGTAGAAGTTGCATAATACATTGTGATATTAAACCTGAAAACATTCTTTTGGATAGTGATTTCACTGCCAAAGTTTCTGATTTTGGGTTGGCAAAGCTCATTGGCAGGGACTTCAGTAGGGTGTTGGCAACCATGAGGGGTACTTGGGGATATGTAGCACCCGAGTGGATTTCCGGTGTTGAAATTACCACAAAAGCTGATGTTTACAGCTACGGAATGACATTGCTAGAACTCCTAGGCGGTCGCCGGAATGTTGAGGCACCACCTTCGTCTGGTAATAAAAAGAGTGACTGCGAGACAGGAGAGAAATGGTTCTTTCCTCCATGGGCGGCACAGCTGATAATCGACGATAATGTAGCTGCTGTGGttgataagaagcttggaaatgTATATAACATTGAGGAGGCCAAGAGGGTTGCTTTGGTGGCAGTTTGGTGCATTCAGGATGATGAGGCAGTGAGACCTAGCATGGGTATGGTGGTGAAAATGTTAGAAGGGTTAGTGGACGTGGCTCTTCCACCGCCTCCTAAGTTGCTACAAGCCTTGGTTACCGGAGAGTCCTTTCACGGGGTCAAGGCTTATTCGAGTAACGCAGTTTCTACTACCGGCAGTTCATTTGCTGACGACAACATGGAAGTGTCGGCTGCTGATTCAGAAtcttgtataggagatgttttTTCCCCATTGGACGGCATTGTCAATGTTCGATAG